A single Mesotoga sp. UBA6090 DNA region contains:
- the lnt gene encoding apolipoprotein N-acyltransferase yields the protein MVLILFSAVLTALAMPGMLWGYLIWVALIPFFIAMKEVTPLKGALRAFVWGLVYLLITHYWELPVLAVNVPEVLNSFPNFIGIVVYFLMGPVIAIPFLAFGFVYGLYQRFFDRYPVLLGLFAASFFTVVEYLREIGPLGFTNGRLSDALLNGQQGISQLLAFGGPLLLVFIIVFVNHYLSHLYLERTRDRAVLIIVSVALIALVNSIMSSFIPIPHSSNKYESTIYALQTNISMQMKYYQPPEETLRIVSRALREIPEGSLVVLPEATFMSDIRSSSTGSQLEEIARERDLKILVGFPTYNDYNFNQVRLVNSEGFSEEFYAKVQLTPFVEFLPWPRVFGVFSFLKFLDYFDPGEEYTIFSVDEHRIGAQICFDSLYSNVARRLTQNGANVIVTATNDGWFDISTALQQHLSKSIARAIENRRYVIQVSNSGISAVIDPYGRIVKRLPSSKELSAEYVIGEFQYLPRVTTTPYTRFGNWFFWFSLLLGIALIILGGVVL from the coding sequence GTGGTCCTGATACTTTTTTCAGCCGTACTTACGGCGCTCGCAATGCCAGGGATGCTCTGGGGGTACCTGATCTGGGTTGCATTGATTCCATTCTTCATAGCGATGAAGGAAGTAACGCCTCTGAAGGGGGCTTTAAGGGCCTTTGTATGGGGCTTAGTGTATCTACTTATCACACACTACTGGGAACTGCCCGTTCTCGCAGTGAACGTTCCCGAGGTCTTGAATTCATTTCCTAATTTCATCGGAATAGTCGTATACTTTTTGATGGGCCCTGTAATTGCCATTCCCTTCCTGGCTTTTGGTTTTGTTTACGGTCTATACCAGAGGTTCTTCGACAGATATCCCGTTCTTCTTGGCCTCTTTGCTGCTTCATTCTTCACAGTTGTGGAATACCTGCGGGAGATCGGTCCGCTGGGATTTACCAATGGAAGACTATCCGACGCTCTTCTCAATGGTCAGCAGGGAATTTCTCAGTTACTCGCTTTCGGTGGTCCGCTTTTATTGGTCTTCATAATCGTTTTCGTCAACCACTATTTGTCACATCTGTATCTGGAAAGAACGAGAGATAGAGCCGTTCTGATCATAGTATCTGTCGCATTAATTGCTCTTGTTAATTCCATAATGAGCAGTTTCATTCCGATTCCTCATTCATCCAATAAGTATGAGAGCACAATTTATGCCCTTCAGACAAACATTTCCATGCAGATGAAGTATTACCAGCCGCCTGAAGAGACTCTCAGGATTGTATCCAGAGCATTGAGAGAAATACCTGAGGGTTCTTTAGTCGTTTTGCCTGAGGCGACCTTCATGAGCGATATAAGAAGCAGTTCGACCGGAAGCCAATTGGAGGAGATCGCTAGAGAGAGGGATCTGAAGATCCTAGTCGGCTTCCCAACATATAACGACTACAACTTCAATCAGGTAAGATTAGTCAACAGCGAGGGCTTTTCTGAGGAGTTCTACGCGAAAGTTCAGTTAACTCCGTTTGTTGAATTTCTTCCCTGGCCCAGGGTCTTCGGAGTGTTCAGTTTCTTGAAATTTCTTGACTACTTCGATCCGGGCGAGGAATATACGATTTTTTCTGTGGACGAACACAGAATTGGTGCTCAAATCTGCTTCGACTCCCTTTACAGCAACGTTGCCAGAAGACTTACTCAAAACGGAGCAAATGTAATAGTTACAGCAACTAACGATGGTTGGTTCGACATCTCGACTGCTCTCCAACAACATCTTTCAAAAAGCATTGCAAGGGCGATTGAAAACCGGCGATATGTAATTCAAGTATCTAACTCGGGAATCTCCGCGGTAATCGATCCATATGGAAGAATAGTTAAACGTTTGCCGTCATCTAAGGAACTCTCAGCTGAATATGTAATTGGTGAATTCCAGTATCTTCCAAGGGTGACCACTACCCCTTACACTAGATTCGGGAACTGGTTTTTCTGGTTCTCTCTTCTCCTAGGAATAGCTTTGATAATACTTGGAGGTGTTGTTCTTTGA